In one Grus americana isolate bGruAme1 chromosome 1, bGruAme1.mat, whole genome shotgun sequence genomic region, the following are encoded:
- the ASB9 gene encoding ankyrin repeat and SOCS box protein 9 — protein sequence MDDEGTNQNASKLQGAGGQASAMSLSNPLMRDFVSDWSPLHDASIHGRLLTLKKLIKQGSDVNLVTADQVSPLHEACLGGHAACASLLLKHGAQVNGVTVDWHTPLFSACVSGSVPCLTLLLQHGASLHPPCDLASPIHEAAKRGHVQCVEFLASRGVNIDHNIEHLGTPLYVACENQQVNCAKKLLESGANVNSGKGLDSPLHAAARNCSAELVTLLIDFGADIWVKNAESKRPMELVPPGSPVGRLFLQKEGPLSLMQLCRLCIRRCFGHKQHQNITGLLLPDELKRFLLHV from the exons ATGGATGATGAGGGAACAAATCAAAACGCCAGCAAATTGCAAGGAGCTGGAGGCCAGGCGTCTGCAATGTCTCTATCAAACCCGCTGATGAGGG ACTTTGTTTCAGACTGGTCTCCTTTACACGATGCCTCTATCCATGGGCGTCTGCTTACTCTGAAGAAACTCATCAAACAG GGGAGTGATGTGAATCTTGTTACAGCAGACCAGGTGTCTCCTCTCCATGAAGCATGCCTAGGGGGTCATGCTGCTTGTGCCAGTCTCCTATTAAAACATGGTGCTCAG gtaaATGGAGTTACTGTCGACTGGCACACTCCGTTGTTCAGTGCTTGTGTCAGCGGCAGTGTGCCTTGCTTGACTTTATTGCTGCAGCACGGAGCCAGCCTGCACCCACCCTGTGACTTGGCATCCCCCATCCATGAAGCTGCTAAGAGAG GTCATGTGCAATGTGTCGAATTCCTTGCGTCCCGTGGGGTAAATATAGATCACAACATTGAGCATCTGGGTACTCCGCTTTATGTAGCTTGTGAGAACCAGCAAGTGAACTGTGCCAAGAAGCTGCTTGAGTCag GAGCAAATGTGAACAGTGGCAAGGGCCTGGACTCCCCTCTGCACGCAGCTGCCAGGAATTGCAGCGCGGAGCTGGTGACACTGCTGATTGACTTCGGAGCGGACATTTGGGTGAAGAATGCTGAAAGCAAGAGGCCGATGGAGCTGGTTCCACCCGGCAGCCCCGTGGGCCGACTCTTCCTGCAGAAAGAAG GGCCGCTGTCCTTGATGCAGTTGTGCCGCCTGTGCATCAGGAGGTGCTTTGGACACAAGCAGCATCAAAATATAACTGGACTTCTCCTCCCGGACGAGCTGAAACGTTTCCTTCTCCACGTTTAA